The following are encoded in a window of bacterium SCSIO 12643 genomic DNA:
- a CDS encoding UvrD-helicase domain-containing protein, whose translation MDFLKELNDAQREAVINTEGPSMIIAGAGSGKTRVLTYRIATLLYNGIPPYNILSLTFTNKAAREMKERIGSLVGESKAKSLWMGTFHSVFARILRSESEKLGYPSNFTIYDTDDAKKLIKTIVKEKGLDDKVYKPGLVLNRISGAKNNLLTPQAYLGNLNITKEDMQSKKPELGHIYKTYNERLFKSGAMDFDDLLFNMNILLRDFPEVLHKYQDRFRYILVDEYQDTNFSQYVIVKALADRFQNISVVGDDAQSIYAFRGASIQNILNFKRDYPEAKTFKLEQNYRSTQHIVKAANSLIENNQDQIKKDVWTNNDEGGKIAIMGAMSDSEEAMNVAHSIFHKKNTNQLPNSDFAILYRTNAQSRSLEDALRKLNIPYKIYGGLSFYQRKEIKDFLAYCRLVFNPKDEEALKRIINYPARGIGKTTMDKITLHAAQNNLPLWDLLQNLHNEPIQIHSGAKNKIAGFIDLIKSFKEVAKTQDAYEAGKIIASSSGILKDLHNDKTPEGISKHDNLQEMLNSLKDFTENPEDQAPTLANFIQDIPLQTDKDTEDKKEDQNRVTLMTIHASKGLEYPHVFVAGLEENLFPSQLSVGSRAELEEERRLFYVAITRAEKSLTISYANMRYRWGDLISTQPSRFLSELDKSHLDILDPNMFKKTERSRMERPKAAASNFQKTGKASFTSSGSYVPPVEHKKLKKVSPSATASTAQGSLDLGGELTPGVKVQHDRFGIGTVKQIEGTAPNQKVTVEFINSGKRQLLLKFAKLSILN comes from the coding sequence ATGGATTTTCTAAAAGAACTAAACGATGCCCAAAGAGAAGCGGTTATTAACACCGAAGGGCCATCAATGATTATCGCTGGTGCAGGATCAGGAAAGACAAGAGTATTGACCTATAGAATTGCCACCTTATTATATAATGGTATTCCTCCTTATAATATCCTATCTCTTACCTTTACCAATAAGGCTGCTCGGGAGATGAAAGAGCGTATTGGTAGTCTGGTAGGAGAATCTAAAGCAAAAAGCTTATGGATGGGAACTTTCCACTCTGTCTTCGCCAGGATTTTACGTTCTGAATCAGAAAAATTAGGATATCCAAGTAACTTCACCATCTACGACACAGATGATGCCAAAAAGCTGATCAAAACCATTGTCAAGGAAAAAGGTTTAGATGATAAAGTCTATAAGCCTGGACTGGTATTGAACCGTATCTCCGGAGCAAAGAACAATCTTTTAACACCTCAGGCATATTTGGGGAACTTAAATATCACTAAGGAAGATATGCAGTCCAAAAAGCCGGAATTGGGACATATATATAAGACCTATAACGAAAGGTTGTTTAAATCCGGTGCGATGGATTTTGATGACCTTTTATTTAATATGAATATTCTTCTTCGTGACTTTCCTGAGGTATTGCATAAATATCAAGATCGATTCAGATACATATTAGTAGATGAGTATCAGGATACAAACTTTTCACAGTATGTGATTGTTAAAGCTTTAGCAGATCGTTTTCAAAATATCAGTGTGGTAGGAGATGATGCGCAAAGTATCTATGCTTTCCGTGGAGCGAGTATCCAAAACATCTTAAACTTTAAAAGAGATTATCCAGAAGCAAAAACGTTCAAGCTTGAACAGAATTATCGTTCAACACAACACATTGTGAAGGCTGCAAATAGTTTGATCGAAAACAATCAGGATCAAATCAAAAAGGATGTCTGGACGAATAATGACGAAGGTGGTAAGATTGCTATAATGGGCGCCATGAGTGATTCAGAAGAAGCCATGAATGTTGCACATAGCATCTTTCACAAAAAGAATACGAATCAACTTCCAAACTCAGACTTCGCCATTCTTTACCGTACCAATGCGCAATCTAGATCTTTAGAGGATGCCCTAAGAAAACTGAATATACCTTATAAGATCTATGGAGGGTTATCTTTCTATCAACGTAAAGAAATCAAAGATTTTCTGGCGTATTGCCGATTGGTATTTAATCCCAAAGATGAGGAAGCTCTAAAAAGGATTATCAACTATCCTGCGCGTGGAATCGGGAAAACTACCATGGATAAAATTACGCTCCATGCGGCTCAAAACAATTTACCGCTATGGGATTTACTTCAAAATCTACATAACGAGCCGATCCAAATTCACAGTGGAGCAAAGAACAAGATTGCCGGGTTTATTGATTTGATCAAAAGCTTCAAGGAAGTAGCTAAGACACAAGATGCGTACGAAGCTGGAAAAATCATTGCTTCCAGTTCAGGTATTCTTAAAGACCTGCATAACGATAAAACCCCAGAAGGGATTAGTAAACATGACAACCTTCAGGAGATGTTAAACTCCTTAAAAGACTTTACAGAGAATCCGGAAGATCAAGCCCCTACTCTGGCTAACTTCATTCAGGATATCCCGCTTCAAACAGATAAGGACACAGAAGATAAAAAAGAAGATCAAAATCGAGTCACATTAATGACTATTCATGCCTCGAAAGGTCTGGAATATCCTCATGTATTTGTAGCAGGTTTAGAAGAGAATCTATTTCCGTCTCAACTTTCTGTAGGGTCAAGAGCAGAATTGGAAGAAGAGCGTAGATTGTTTTATGTGGCCATTACTCGTGCGGAAAAATCGTTGACCATTTCATATGCTAATATGCGTTACAGGTGGGGGGATTTAATTAGCACACAGCCGAGTCGTTTCTTAAGTGAACTGGATAAAAGTCACCTGGACATTCTGGATCCGAATATGTTTAAGAAAACAGAACGTTCGAGAATGGAAAGACCAAAAGCGGCTGCAAGTAATTTTCAAAAAACCGGTAAGGCATCTTTTACCTCTTCAGGCTCATATGTCCCACCGGTAGAACATAAAAAACTCAAAAAGGTTTCACCATCGGCAACCGCAAGTACGGCACAAGGAAGTTTAGATTTAGGAGGAGAACTTACACCTGGGGTTAAAGTACAACATGACCGATTTGGAATTGGTACTGTAAAACAAATTGAAGGTACAGCACCTAATCAAAAAGTGACGGTTGAATTTATCAATTCAGGAAAAAGACAATTGCTTCTGAAATTCGCAAAACTGTCTATTCTTAACTAG
- a CDS encoding DUF4290 domain-containing protein, with amino-acid sequence MEYNTERKDLILPEYGRNVHQMVDYLIQVEDREERNTGAKALIKLMGQLNPQLRDVEDYNHKLWDHLFIMSNFMLDVDSPYPIPSKEEFESKPNKVEYPQGVQKYRHYGKVITTIIEEAAKEEDAEQKDILALMVGNLMKKTYLQWNKNTVDDLVIWNHLLELSNGKLSKPEGAVLDEMKHIVNQNTNTRRKGNGRNKKRRY; translated from the coding sequence ATGGAATATAATACGGAAAGAAAAGATTTGATTTTACCTGAATATGGTAGAAATGTACACCAAATGGTGGACTATCTTATTCAGGTAGAAGATCGAGAAGAGAGAAATACTGGAGCCAAAGCCCTAATTAAACTTATGGGACAACTCAACCCACAACTTAGAGATGTAGAAGATTATAATCACAAACTTTGGGACCATCTTTTTATCATGTCCAACTTCATGTTAGATGTTGATTCACCATATCCTATTCCAAGTAAAGAAGAATTCGAAAGCAAACCAAATAAGGTAGAATATCCGCAGGGAGTTCAAAAATACCGTCATTATGGCAAAGTGATTACTACAATCATTGAAGAAGCTGCCAAAGAAGAAGACGCGGAGCAAAAAGATATTTTAGCATTAATGGTTGGTAACCTTATGAAGAAAACCTACTTGCAATGGAATAAAAATACGGTAGACGATCTGGTTATCTGGAATCACTTATTAGAATTATCTAATGGAAAACTTTCAAAACCAGAAGGAGCTGTATTGGATGAAATGAAGCATATTGTGAATCAAAACACTAACACCAGACGTAAAGGCAACGGTAGAAACAAAAAAAGAAGATATTAA
- the murA gene encoding UDP-N-acetylglucosamine 1-carboxyvinyltransferase, protein MGTFKVRGGKELKGEITPQGAKNEALQVLCAVLLTPEKVTISNVPNIIDVNKLIDLLKDLGVKIKQTKEDTYTFQADEVNLDFLRSDDFRKKGAGLRGSIMIVGPLLARFGFGAIPKPGGDKIGRRRLDTHFIGFENLGAEFDFDSHANFYEVSAKKLKGTYMLLDEASVTGTANIVMAAVMAEGTTQIYNAACEPYLQQLCKMLNSMGAKIEGVGSNLLTIHGVKKMTGCKHRILPDMIEIGSFIGLAAMTNSEITIKDVSYENLGVIPSIFRKMGISIVKNGDDIIVPRQNTYEVDTFIDGSILTISDAPWPGFTPDLLSIILVVATQAKGSVLIHQKMFESRLFFVDKLIDMGAQIILCDPHRATVIGLGKQTHLKGIQMTSPDIRAGVSLLIAALSADGESLIHNIEQIDRGYQNIDKRLIALGADIQRV, encoded by the coding sequence ATGGGAACTTTTAAAGTACGCGGAGGAAAAGAATTAAAAGGTGAAATTACGCCTCAAGGTGCAAAAAATGAAGCTTTACAAGTTTTATGTGCTGTATTATTAACTCCGGAAAAAGTTACAATTTCCAATGTACCAAACATCATTGATGTTAATAAGTTAATTGACTTATTAAAAGACCTTGGAGTTAAGATCAAGCAAACTAAAGAAGACACTTATACCTTCCAGGCTGATGAAGTAAACCTTGACTTTTTAAGATCAGATGATTTCCGTAAAAAAGGGGCGGGTTTAAGAGGTTCTATAATGATAGTTGGTCCACTTCTAGCACGCTTTGGTTTTGGAGCCATTCCAAAACCAGGAGGAGACAAAATCGGTCGTAGAAGATTAGACACACATTTTATTGGTTTTGAAAACCTTGGTGCTGAATTTGATTTTGATTCTCATGCTAACTTTTATGAGGTTTCTGCAAAAAAATTAAAAGGCACATACATGCTTCTAGATGAAGCATCCGTTACTGGTACGGCAAACATTGTTATGGCCGCTGTAATGGCAGAAGGTACTACTCAAATTTACAATGCTGCTTGCGAGCCTTATTTACAGCAATTGTGTAAAATGCTAAACAGTATGGGTGCCAAGATTGAAGGAGTGGGATCAAACTTACTCACCATTCATGGTGTTAAAAAGATGACTGGCTGTAAACACCGTATCTTACCTGACATGATTGAAATTGGTAGTTTCATTGGATTGGCAGCAATGACCAATTCTGAAATTACGATTAAAGATGTTTCTTACGAGAATCTAGGTGTCATCCCTTCTATTTTTAGAAAAATGGGGATCAGTATTGTCAAAAATGGTGATGACATTATTGTGCCAAGACAAAATACCTATGAAGTAGATACGTTTATTGATGGATCCATCTTAACGATTAGTGACGCACCATGGCCTGGATTTACTCCGGACCTTTTAAGTATTATACTCGTTGTGGCTACTCAGGCAAAAGGTAGTGTACTCATACACCAAAAGATGTTTGAAAGTCGTCTATTCTTTGTAGATAAGCTTATTGATATGGGTGCTCAGATCATTTTATGTGATCCGCATAGAGCAACTGTTATAGGATTAGGGAAACAAACACACCTAAAAGGCATCCAGATGACATCTCCGGACATTCGTGCCGGTGTATCTTTGCTTATCGCAGCACTTTCCGCAGATGGCGAAAGTTTGATCCACAATATCGAACAAATCGATAGAGGATATCAAAACATTGACAAACGTCTGATTGCACTAGGGGCTGATATTCAAAGAGTATAA
- a CDS encoding TlpA family protein disulfide reductase: protein MYMKYVLTGILAGAFLILSSSTPISNDKPATEYKAEKATVGLNIGNIAPNIIMNGIDGKPLNLEDLRGQMVLIDFWASWCGPCRRENPNVVNAYNTFKDSNFENGKGFTIFGVSLDNNLDRWKSAIKQDHLAWPYHVSDLKGWNNAASVKYGVRSIPANVLINGDGIIVAKNIRGHQLMSTLKKLAK, encoded by the coding sequence ATGTACATGAAATACGTTTTAACTGGAATTCTAGCAGGAGCTTTTCTTATTTTAAGCTCTTCTACTCCAATATCGAATGACAAACCAGCTACAGAATACAAAGCTGAAAAAGCAACAGTAGGGTTAAATATTGGAAATATAGCACCCAATATTATTATGAATGGAATTGATGGGAAACCGTTAAATCTGGAAGACTTAAGAGGTCAAATGGTTTTGATCGATTTTTGGGCCTCCTGGTGTGGACCTTGTCGTAGAGAAAATCCAAATGTTGTAAATGCATACAATACTTTTAAAGATTCTAATTTCGAAAACGGAAAAGGCTTCACCATTTTTGGTGTTTCATTAGACAACAACCTCGACAGATGGAAATCTGCCATTAAGCAAGATCATTTGGCATGGCCATATCACGTAAGTGATTTAAAAGGATGGAATAATGCTGCTTCGGTAAAATACGGTGTAAGAAGTATTCCAGCTAATGTATTGATCAATGGAGACGGAATTATTGTAGCTAAAAATATCAGAGGCCATCAATTAATGAGCACTTTGAAAAAGCTAGCCAAATAA
- a CDS encoding nucleotide exchange factor GrpE encodes MTENKKDINEEIEETPVTDQETVQEEGAQNSEESAEAKAEEKEEPAKPTIEEELEMYKDKHLRMYSEFENFRRRSAKERIELMQNAGQEIITALLPILDDFDRAKAANENSEDLEAIKEGMELIYNKIFTLLGQKGLKPMEAQGKDFNSDDYEAIAKIPAPTEDLKGKVIDVTEKGYYLNNKIIRHAKVVVGE; translated from the coding sequence ATGACAGAGAATAAAAAAGATATAAACGAGGAAATCGAAGAAACTCCGGTGACTGATCAAGAAACGGTGCAAGAAGAGGGAGCTCAAAATTCAGAGGAAAGTGCTGAAGCAAAAGCTGAGGAAAAAGAAGAACCTGCAAAACCTACCATCGAAGAGGAATTGGAGATGTACAAGGATAAACACTTGAGAATGTATTCTGAATTTGAAAACTTCAGAAGACGTTCGGCCAAAGAGCGTATCGAATTGATGCAAAATGCGGGTCAGGAAATCATTACTGCATTACTACCTATTTTAGATGATTTTGATCGTGCTAAAGCGGCAAATGAAAACTCTGAAGATCTTGAAGCCATTAAAGAAGGAATGGAATTGATTTATAATAAAATCTTTACGCTTTTAGGCCAAAAAGGGTTAAAACCTATGGAAGCTCAGGGCAAAGATTTTAATAGTGATGATTATGAAGCCATTGCTAAGATTCCTGCACCAACAGAAGATTTAAAAGGAAAAGTTATTGACGTAACTGAAAAAGGTTACTACCTAAACAACAAAATTATTAGACACGCCAAAGTTGTAGTTGGCGAATAA
- the dnaJ gene encoding molecular chaperone DnaJ, which produces MSNKRDYYEVLGVDKNADDKQIKKAYRKMAIKYHPDKNPDDASAEAKFKEAAEAYEVLSDGNKRARYDQFGHAGMGGAAGGGFGGGMNMEDIFSQFGDIFGGGFGGGFGGGGQRRRVVKGSNLRVRISLTLEDVANGVHKKIKVKKLVNAEGTTTKTCTQCNGTGQITRVTSTFLGQMQTASTCPTCHGDGQMIDQKAPGSDANGQVKKDDVIEVDIPAGVEDGMQLSVRGAGNEGPKGGVPGDLLVVIEVKEHPELVREGRNLHYDLFLNFADVALGTSVQVPTSSGKVKINIPEGTEAGKILRLRGKGLPEVNSYGNGDLLIHVNVWTPKKLTKEEKAMMEKLRDSENFQPKTSSDQKSFFSRMKDYFS; this is translated from the coding sequence ATGTCCAACAAAAGAGATTACTACGAGGTTTTAGGAGTTGATAAAAATGCGGATGATAAGCAAATCAAAAAAGCTTATCGCAAAATGGCCATTAAATATCACCCGGATAAAAACCCTGATGATGCTTCAGCTGAGGCCAAGTTTAAAGAGGCAGCAGAGGCATATGAGGTACTAAGCGATGGTAATAAACGTGCACGCTATGATCAATTTGGTCATGCAGGTATGGGAGGCGCAGCCGGAGGTGGTTTCGGTGGAGGCATGAACATGGAAGACATCTTTTCTCAATTCGGTGACATTTTTGGAGGCGGATTCGGAGGTGGATTTGGCGGAGGAGGCCAAAGAAGACGTGTGGTTAAAGGATCTAACTTACGTGTTCGTATCTCATTGACTTTAGAAGATGTCGCCAACGGTGTACATAAAAAAATCAAGGTTAAGAAACTTGTAAATGCTGAAGGGACCACAACCAAAACCTGTACACAATGTAATGGTACCGGTCAAATCACCAGAGTAACCAGTACCTTCCTTGGACAAATGCAAACAGCATCTACTTGTCCGACTTGTCATGGTGACGGTCAAATGATTGATCAAAAAGCGCCAGGATCAGATGCGAATGGTCAGGTTAAAAAGGATGATGTGATTGAAGTAGATATTCCAGCAGGAGTTGAAGACGGAATGCAATTGTCTGTACGCGGAGCCGGTAACGAAGGTCCAAAAGGAGGAGTTCCAGGAGATTTATTAGTGGTTATTGAAGTTAAGGAACATCCTGAATTGGTTAGAGAAGGTAGAAACTTGCACTACGATCTATTCCTAAACTTTGCAGATGTTGCTTTAGGAACAAGTGTTCAGGTCCCTACGTCTTCTGGTAAAGTGAAGATCAATATTCCTGAAGGTACTGAAGCTGGTAAAATTCTTCGTTTAAGAGGTAAAGGTTTACCTGAAGTAAATTCATACGGAAACGGGGATCTTCTAATCCATGTAAATGTTTGGACCCCTAAGAAACTAACTAAAGAAGAAAAAGCAATGATGGAAAAACTTAGAGATTCTGAGAATTTCCAACCGAAAACAAGCTCGGATCAAAAGAGTTTCTTTTCGAGAATGAAAGACTACTTCAGTTAA
- a CDS encoding ATP-binding cassette domain-containing protein: MNNILETQNLIKDYAGHKALNQVSIEVPKGSIFGLLGPNGAGKTTLIRIINQITMPDSGTVLFNQENIEPKHRALIGYLPEERGLYRKMKVGEQCLYLAQLKGMSYADAKKKLKYWFEKFEIVGWWDKKVEELSKGMAQKIQFIVTVLHEPELLILDEPFSGFDPINTNLIKSEIMQLNENGTTIIFSTHNMASVEEICQDIALINHSQKILSGKMKDLKNDFKTNTYEIVFKGSLLKFTNALWTGAELIDSTEIEPEHFSATIKLLNKTTTNDLLNGLIPHVQIQGLKEVLPSMNDIFIQAVSNPQTQSEIA; encoded by the coding sequence ATGAATAATATTCTGGAGACCCAAAACCTCATAAAAGATTATGCAGGACACAAGGCACTAAATCAGGTATCCATTGAAGTTCCCAAAGGAAGTATCTTCGGTTTACTTGGTCCCAACGGAGCCGGAAAAACCACGTTAATCAGAATCATCAATCAAATTACCATGCCCGATTCGGGAACGGTGTTATTCAATCAGGAAAACATTGAACCGAAACATCGCGCGCTTATCGGCTATTTACCGGAAGAAAGAGGTTTATACCGTAAAATGAAAGTGGGCGAACAATGTTTGTATCTCGCCCAATTAAAAGGTATGAGCTATGCGGACGCCAAGAAAAAATTAAAATACTGGTTTGAAAAGTTTGAAATCGTTGGTTGGTGGGATAAAAAAGTAGAAGAGCTTTCAAAAGGAATGGCCCAAAAAATTCAGTTTATTGTTACTGTATTACACGAACCGGAACTTCTCATTTTGGACGAACCTTTTAGTGGTTTTGACCCAATCAACACCAATCTGATCAAGTCAGAAATTATGCAACTGAATGAAAATGGGACTACCATCATTTTCTCTACACACAACATGGCTTCTGTGGAAGAAATTTGTCAGGATATCGCTTTGATCAATCACTCTCAGAAAATCCTTTCGGGAAAAATGAAAGATCTAAAAAATGATTTCAAAACCAATACTTATGAAATTGTATTTAAAGGCAGTCTGTTGAAATTCACCAATGCCCTATGGACAGGTGCAGAACTCATTGACTCTACGGAAATCGAACCTGAACACTTTTCAGCTACAATTAAACTTCTTAACAAAACCACTACAAATGATTTATTGAACGGGCTTATTCCACACGTTCAAATTCAAGGTCTAAAAGAAGTTCTTCCTTCAATGAATGACATTTTTATTCAAGCAGTTTCTAATCCTCAAACGCAATCAGAAATAGCATAG
- a CDS encoding ABC transporter permease: MDKIWLVIKREYLTRVKKKSFIIMTLLGPLLMAGVIALITYLGMSDSGPQNILVVDDMAPVFDRLEDGNNYKFDYSDLSLPDAKKLFPESEYTAILWIPEIMDGERDNRPFLYFKEQPSGKTIRSIESKIEKVIEEMKMAKYGIKKSDYNKVRTNLSLATFKFSEDGTEEEVMTEKTVVGFAFGILIYMFIFMYGVQVMKGVIEEKTNRIVEVIITSVKPFQLMMGKILGIAMVGLTQFLLWIVLMFTFVTAAQTIILNNKQEMVMEQVAQVQQMNQMQSGALNLKKQEANAFDITDPDNLINRINWPLMISLFLFYFLGGYLLYAALFAAIGAAVDNETDSQQFMLPVTAPLIAAYAMSAMMIENPGNPAAFWGSIVPFTSPIIMMVRVSLGIEGAQYWELILSMVLLVLGFLATTWLAAKIYRVGILMYGKKVNYKELWKWLRYH; encoded by the coding sequence ATGGACAAAATTTGGTTAGTTATAAAACGTGAATATCTCACACGTGTAAAAAAGAAATCTTTCATCATCATGACCTTGTTAGGTCCATTACTTATGGCTGGTGTAATTGCTTTAATCACCTATTTGGGTATGAGCGACAGCGGGCCGCAAAACATTTTGGTTGTAGATGATATGGCTCCTGTTTTCGATCGATTAGAAGATGGGAATAACTATAAATTTGATTATAGCGATCTATCACTTCCGGATGCCAAGAAGTTATTCCCTGAATCAGAATACACCGCAATACTGTGGATTCCTGAAATCATGGATGGTGAACGAGATAATCGTCCTTTCCTTTATTTCAAGGAACAGCCTAGTGGAAAAACCATCAGGTCCATTGAATCCAAAATTGAAAAGGTCATTGAAGAAATGAAAATGGCTAAATATGGAATTAAAAAATCAGACTATAATAAGGTTCGTACCAATCTTTCATTAGCAACATTCAAGTTCAGTGAAGATGGTACTGAAGAGGAAGTCATGACTGAAAAAACAGTAGTTGGATTTGCCTTTGGTATCTTGATTTACATGTTCATTTTTATGTATGGTGTTCAGGTCATGAAAGGTGTTATTGAAGAAAAAACAAACCGTATTGTCGAAGTGATTATTACATCTGTAAAGCCATTCCAATTGATGATGGGAAAAATCCTGGGAATTGCAATGGTAGGTTTGACACAATTCCTATTATGGATCGTACTCATGTTTACGTTCGTTACAGCTGCTCAAACCATCATTTTAAATAACAAACAAGAAATGGTGATGGAGCAAGTGGCACAAGTTCAACAAATGAACCAGATGCAATCGGGCGCCTTAAATCTAAAGAAGCAAGAGGCCAATGCTTTTGACATCACCGATCCTGATAACCTGATCAATCGTATCAATTGGCCATTAATGATCAGTCTTTTCCTATTTTACTTTTTAGGAGGGTACCTATTATATGCAGCGCTATTTGCCGCAATTGGAGCTGCAGTTGATAACGAAACCGATTCACAGCAATTTATGTTACCGGTCACTGCTCCGCTCATAGCCGCATACGCCATGTCGGCCATGATGATTGAAAACCCTGGAAACCCAGCCGCTTTCTGGGGTTCTATTGTCCCGTTCACCTCTCCTATCATTATGATGGTTCGGGTTTCTTTAGGAATAGAAGGTGCACAATATTGGGAATTGATTTTATCCATGGTTTTATTGGTGCTCGGATTCCTGGCGACCACATGGTTAGCAGCCAAAATATACCGTGTAGGTATATTAATGTATGGTAAAAAAGTCAATTACAAAGAACTTTGGAAGTGGTTACGATACCATTAA